The Pseudonocardia sp. HH130630-07 DNA window CGACGGCGCGACCGATCCCGCTGCTGGCTCCGGTCACGAGGGCGATGGGGCGGCTGTTCATGACACTTCCTCCGGCTGACGGGGTCCGTACCGGGTCCTTTCTAGGTACGCCGCGTCCCCGCAGGGAGGTCGAGCTCCTCGTGGGTGCGCCGCACCCACCCACGCGGGCCACCGCGGTACCCGGCCAGCAGCACGAGCGCGGCGACCGGCGCCAGGGCGGTCGCCGCGAAACCCACGGGACCGGCGCCCGCGTGCAGCGGCACCCACACCAGCGGCGCCAGGGCACCCCCGAAGAACTGGAACGACAGCGCGAGCGACGCCGCACCGGCCCGGTTCCCCTCGGTGCTGGTCGCCGCGATCGCGTTGACGGTGGTCCGCAGCCCGGTCACGGCGATCCCGACCACGGCGATCCCGGTCCCCAGCAGCAGCACCGACGGTCCCAGCGCCGCGACCAGCAGCCCGATCGCGAGCAGCACGTTCATCAGGACGCCGGTGCGCAGCGGGCCCAGCGCGTCCAGCCGCCTGCCGAGCAGCGGCGCGGTCGCCAGCCCGGCGACGCCGAAGGCCGCCGCGAGCAGCCCCCGCTGCCACGGCCCGAGCCCGAAGTCGGACTCGGCACGCAGGATCGCCAGCACGGTGAGCCCGACCGCGGCCAGGTAGCAGAGGAAGGACAGGCCGCAGGCCAGCGCCAGGTTCCGGTTCAGCAGGGCCCGTACCGGCGGCGGACCGGTGCGGCGCGGACCGGCCGTCATCGTCGGG harbors:
- a CDS encoding MFS transporter produces the protein MSDRASDVRRPRPGVRAWPLYVGGFLGPYASTMVTPMVHEVAVGLRTTPEVAAAAVTTYMFPFAAVMLVSGTLAERWGRARTMQVSLLAFVVACGCCVLAPTIEWFLAARALQGVTNAFTTPLLVAAITDLVPRAGLGRALGFFAGMQAAGQAASPLVSGPSAVLDWRLAFAFPALVAVVLALLPPTMTAGPRRTGPPPVRALLNRNLALACGLSFLCYLAAVGLTVLAILRAESDFGLGPWQRGLLAAAFGVAGLATAPLLGRRLDALGPLRTGVLMNVLLAIGLLVAALGPSVLLLGTGIAVVGIAVTGLRTTVNAIAATSTEGNRAGAASLALSFQFFGGALAPLVWVPLHAGAGPVGFAATALAPVAALVLLAGYRGGPRGWVRRTHEELDLPAGTRRT